From Sulfuricaulis sp.:
AGCGACAAGAGTTTCACCTTTATTACCAAAACGCCGCCGGCGTCGGTGCTGATCAAGAAGGCCTTGGGGCTGGAGTCCGGCAGCAGTAACGCGCTCAAGCAAAAGGTGGGCAAGCTATCGCGCAAGCAGCTCGAGGAGATCGCCAAAATCAAGATGCCTGATCTCAATTGTTACGATATCAACACCGCGGTGAAAATCATTGCGGGCAGCGCACGCCAGATGGGCGTGGAATGCGAGGGGGCGTGACATGGCTGGCAAACGCCTGAAAGCACAACTCGCGAAAGTGGAACGGATGAAGAATTATCCGCTCGATGAGGCCCTGAAGATTCTCAAGGGCACTGCCAGCGCCAAGTTTGACGAATCGGTGGACGTGGCCATCAATCTTGGCATCGATGCCAAGAAATCGGAGCAGAACGTTCGTGGCACGGCGGTGATGCCGCGCGGCACCGGCAAGAAGGTGCGCGTGGCGGTGTTCGCCGAAGGTGCCGCCGCCGAAGCGGCAAGAAAGGCTGGCGCCGATATCATCGGTTTCCAGGATCTGGCGGATCAGATCAAGGCGGGAAAGATCGATTTCGATCTCGCCATTGCGACACCGGAGGCCATGCGTGTCGTGGGCCAGTTGGGCCAGATTCTCGGCCCGCGCGGGTTAATGCCGAACCCGAAGGTCGGCACGGTGACGCCCAACGTGGCCAAGGCGGTCGAGAATGCCAAGGCCGGTCAGGTTCAGTTCCGCACCGACAAGGCCGGTCTGGTGCACTGCGCCATCGGCAAGGCCTCGTTCGAGGCGGAGGCGCTCAAGGAGAATTTCCTGTCGCTGATGGCGGCATTGAACAAGGTCAAGCCCGCCGCTGCGAAAGGCGTGTACCTGAAGAAGATTACGCTTTCAACCACGATGGGCCCGGGCGTTCGCCTGGACACCGCGGGGCTGTAAGAAAGGTTTTTTGTAGCAAGGAACTTTGGGTCGTTTCGTGCTGTTGTTGGGCGCGGAGCGTTGTCAAAGACCGCAGGCGCACCGAAGTAACGATGTCAGTTACAGGGTGCTTAATACGATGCCGCAGCCTGCGCAGACGGTGTGCCCGACACAGGATTACCTCCTGAAAAGGTCGCCGTTGTTTATAGACGTAGCAACCGGAGGTGACTCATATGAGTCTGACATTAGATGAGAAAAAGGCGGTAGTCGCCGAGGTGTCCGGGAAGTTGACGGATGCACAGGCGGCCATGCTGGCCGAATACCGTGGGCTGTCCGTTGCCCAGATGACCGTGCTGCGCCGCAAGGCGCATGAAGGCAAGGTCTATCTGCGCGTCGTCAAGAACACGCTGGCTCGGCGGGCTGTGGAAGGTACGAGCTTTGAATGCCTGAAAGACCAGATGTCCGGTCCGCTGGCATTCGCGGTATCAACCGACCCCGTGGCGGTCGCTAAGATTCTGAGTGAATTCGCGAAAGATAACGAAGCGCTCAAAATTAAGGCCGGTGCCATGGGTGGCAAGCTCATGTCTTTGGCGCAGATACAGGCGTTGGCGGTACTGCCCGGACGAGAGCAATTGCTGGCAATGCTCCTCGGCACCATGCAGGCACCGATCCAGAAGTTCGTCCAGACCTTGAACGAGGTCCCGGCGAAGTTCGTCAGGGCCCTGGCCGCCGTGCGCGACGCCAAGGCCAGCGCCGCCTAACCGATCAAACATTCAAGATTATATTTCAGGAGATTTCATCATGGCTGTTTCGAAAGAAGAGATTCTTAATACCATTTCCAGCATGTCCGTGCTGGAGCTGTCCGAGCTGATCAAGGAAATGGAGACCAAGTTCGGTGTTTCCGCCGCCGCCGTGGCGGTTGCCGCTCCGGCCGCTGCCGCGGCAGCGCCGGCCGAGGTCAAGGATGCCTTCGACGTGATTCTGGCGGCCGCGGGCGACAACAAGGTCGCCGTGATTAAGGCCGTACGTGCCGTGACCACCCTGGGCTTGAAGGAAGCCAAGGACTTGGTCGAAGGCGCGCCGCAGACCGTGAAAGAAGCCGTGCCGAAGGCCGATGCCGAAAAGATGAAAAAGGATCTTGAGGCCGCCGGCGCCAAGGTTGAGCTCAAGTAAGGTTGGTGCAAGTTGCGGTTTACCCGTTGTTGACGGGTGAACTTGTGCAGTTAATGGCGGGTTGCGCCGGCGGCATGTTGCCGCCGGCCACCTCGTTCGTTGTTTCAGTCCTAAACGGCATTGGTCGTTCCGGTCCGTGACGCTGTTTCTAAAGCTGTCTCAAAAACGTCGCGAGCGGCCGTCAGCCGGGTGAGCACGGAGCGCAGGAACCGGAGTGGACACGACAGTCCATGAGGATTCCGAGCACCGCCCGAGCCCGGATCACGGACGCACAGCAGTTTTTGAGACAGCTTTTAAGAGAACCGAGGGAAGCATGACCTATTCATTCACCGAGAAGAAACTCATCCGCAAGAACTTTGGCAAACGCCCAGGCGTTCTGAAGATTCCGTATCTGCTCGAAATCCAGAAGGAATCCTACCGTCAGTACTTGCAGGCGGAAACGCCGCCGGAGCAGCGGATCGACCAGGGTCTGCAGGCCGCCTTCAAGACGGTGTTCCCGATAGAGAGTTACAATGGCAACGCGGCGCTCGAGTTTGTCAGCTACCGCCTCGGTATACCGGCATTCGACGTCAAGGAATGCCAGCAGCGCGGATTGATTTACGCGGCACCCCTGCGCGCGCTGTTGCGCCTGGTGGTGTTCGAGAAAGATGAGGCTACCGGCACCAAGACCGTGCGGGATATCAAGGAGCAGGAAGTGTACATGGGCGAAATCCCGCTCATGACCGATAACGGCACGTTTGTCATCAACGGCACCGAGCGCGTCATCGTTTCACAGTTGCACCGTTCGCCGGGCGTGTTTTTCGAGCACGATTACGGCAAGACACACTCTTCCGGAAAACTGTTGTTCTCGGCGCGCGTCATTCCCTACCGCGGTTCGTGGCTCGATCTCGAGTTCGACCCCAAGGACTATCTGTACGTGCGTATCGATCGCCGGCGCAAACTGGCCGCGACGATACTGCTGCGCGCCATTGGCATGTCCACGCAGGAAATTCTCGCCACCTTTTTCGAGACGGACACCTTCCATCTGGTGAAGAACGAAATTCGGCTCGACCTGATCCCCAACCGTCTGCGCGGCATGCAGTTCGAGTTTGACGTGAAGACGCCGAAGGGTGAAGTCATTATTGAAGCCAATAGACGCATTTCCGGACGTCATGTCCGTGAGCTGGAAAAATCCAAGCTCAAGCAGCTGACGATAGAAGCAAGCTTCCTCATCGGCCGTTCGCTGGCCGAGGACGTGATTCATCCGCAGACCGGTGAACTGTTGGCGCAGGCCAACGACCTGGTCTCCAAGGATCTGATCGACAAGTTGCTTGAAGCCGGCATCGGGCTGGTCAAGACGATTTACACCAATGACCTCGATCAGGGTTCGTTCATTTCCGACACTCTGCGACTCGACCCCACGCGTGATGCTCTGGAAGCGCAAATCGAGATTTATCGCATGATGCGCCCCGGTGAACCGCCGACACGTGACGCCGCCCAGACGCTGTTCAACAATCTATTTTTCAGTTCCGACCGTTACGACTTGTCCGCTGTCGGACGCATGAAATTCAATCGCCGCGTTGGCCGGGGCATGGACGAGGGCCCGGGCATCCTGACCAAGGAAGATATCGTCGATGCAATGAAGATCCTGATCGAGCTCAAGAACGGCAAGGGCGAGATCGACGACATTGATCATCTCGGCAACCGCCGCGTACGCTCGGTCGGCGAACTGGCGGAAAACCAGTTCCGCGTCGGTCTGGTGCGCGTTGAGCGCGCCGTGAAGGAGCGCCTGTCGCTGGCGGAATCGGAAGGCCTGATGCCGCAGGAGCTGATTAATGCGAAACCGGTGTCGGCGGTGATCAAGGAGTTCTTTGGTTCCAGCCAGCTTTCGCAGTTCATGGACCAGACCAATCCGTTGTCCGAGATCACGCACAAACGCCGTGTTTCGGCACTCGGACCTGGTGGCCTGACGCGGGAACGCGCCGGCTTCGAAGTGCGCGATGTGCATCCGACGCATTACGGACGCGTGTGCCCGATCGAGACGCCGGAAGGCCCGAACATCGGTTTGATCAACTCGCTCGCGGTTTATGCCCGCACCAACGAATACGGATTCCTCGAGACGCCGTATCGCAAGGTAGCCAATGGCAAGGTGGCGGATGAGGTGAATTACCTCTCGGCCATCGAAGAGAGCAAATTCATGATCGCGCAAGCCAATGCCACGCTCGACAGTCGCGGCCATTTGATCGACGAGCTGGTTTCTTGCCGCTTCAAGAATGAGTTCATGCTGTCCACGCCCGACAAGGTGGAATATATTGACGTCGCGCCCTCGCAAATCGTGTCGGTAGCGGCCTCGCTGATTCCGTTCCTCGAGCACGATGACGCCAACCGCGCACTCATGGGATCGAACATGCAGCGCCAGGCCGTGCCCGTCTTGCAGACCGAAAAGCCGCTGGTGGGCACCGGCGTTGAGCGCCTTGTGGCGATCGACTCGGGCGCCACGGTCGTTGCCAAGCGCGGTGGCATGGTGGATTCCGTCGACGCCTCGCGCATAGTGGTGCGCGTCAACGATGACGAAACCAAACCGGGTGAAGTCGGTGTCGACATTTATAACCTGACGAAATACACGCGTTCGAACCAGAACACCAATATCAATCAGAAGCCGCTGGTGAAAGTGGGCGATGTCATTGCCAAGGGCGATGTTCTGGCCGACGGCCAATCCACCGACATGGGCGAACTGGCGCTGGGCCGCAATATTCTGGTCGCGTTCATGCCCTGGAACGGCTACAACTTCGAGGACTCGATCCTCATTTCCGAACGCGTGGTGGAGAAAGACTGTTTCACCACCATTCATATCGAGGAACTGCAAACTGTCGCGCGCGACACCAAGCTGGGCCCCGAGGAAATCACACGCGATATCCCGAATGTCGGCGAAGCGGCGCTCGGCAAGCTTGATGAGTCGGGTATCGTCTATATCGGCGCCGAGGTAGACGCTGGCGATATCCTGGTCGGGAAGGTCACGCCCAAGGGCGAGACCCAGCTGACCCCGGAGGAGAAACTCCTGCGTGCCATCTTTGGCGAAAAGGCCTCGGATGTGAAGGACACCTCTTTGCGCGTGCCTTCCGGCATTTCCGGAACGGTCATCGACGTGCAGGTGTTCACGCGCGAAGGCGTGGATAAAGACGCGCGCGCCAAGAGCATCGAGGAGTCCGGGCTGGCAAGCATCCGCAAGGACCTCGACGATCAGTACCGTATTCTGGAAAACGATGCCTATGCGCGCTTGGAACGCCAGCTGATTGGGAAGGTCGCTGATGGCGGACCTTCGGGCCTCGCGAACGGGGACAAGATCACCAAGACCTATCTAGAGGAACTGCCGCGCCACAA
This genomic window contains:
- the rplK gene encoding 50S ribosomal protein L11 gives rise to the protein MAKKVSAYIKLQVPAGSANPSPPVGPALGQHGLNIMEFCKQFNAVTQKMEKGMPIPVIITAFSDKSFTFITKTPPASVLIKKALGLESGSSNALKQKVGKLSRKQLEEIAKIKMPDLNCYDINTAVKIIAGSARQMGVECEGA
- the rplA gene encoding 50S ribosomal protein L1: MAGKRLKAQLAKVERMKNYPLDEALKILKGTASAKFDESVDVAINLGIDAKKSEQNVRGTAVMPRGTGKKVRVAVFAEGAAAEAARKAGADIIGFQDLADQIKAGKIDFDLAIATPEAMRVVGQLGQILGPRGLMPNPKVGTVTPNVAKAVENAKAGQVQFRTDKAGLVHCAIGKASFEAEALKENFLSLMAALNKVKPAAAKGVYLKKITLSTTMGPGVRLDTAGL
- the rplJ gene encoding 50S ribosomal protein L10, with protein sequence MSLTLDEKKAVVAEVSGKLTDAQAAMLAEYRGLSVAQMTVLRRKAHEGKVYLRVVKNTLARRAVEGTSFECLKDQMSGPLAFAVSTDPVAVAKILSEFAKDNEALKIKAGAMGGKLMSLAQIQALAVLPGREQLLAMLLGTMQAPIQKFVQTLNEVPAKFVRALAAVRDAKASAA
- the rplL gene encoding 50S ribosomal protein L7/L12; the protein is MAVSKEEILNTISSMSVLELSELIKEMETKFGVSAAAVAVAAPAAAAAAPAEVKDAFDVILAAAGDNKVAVIKAVRAVTTLGLKEAKDLVEGAPQTVKEAVPKADAEKMKKDLEAAGAKVELK
- the rpoB gene encoding DNA-directed RNA polymerase subunit beta; translated protein: MTYSFTEKKLIRKNFGKRPGVLKIPYLLEIQKESYRQYLQAETPPEQRIDQGLQAAFKTVFPIESYNGNAALEFVSYRLGIPAFDVKECQQRGLIYAAPLRALLRLVVFEKDEATGTKTVRDIKEQEVYMGEIPLMTDNGTFVINGTERVIVSQLHRSPGVFFEHDYGKTHSSGKLLFSARVIPYRGSWLDLEFDPKDYLYVRIDRRRKLAATILLRAIGMSTQEILATFFETDTFHLVKNEIRLDLIPNRLRGMQFEFDVKTPKGEVIIEANRRISGRHVRELEKSKLKQLTIEASFLIGRSLAEDVIHPQTGELLAQANDLVSKDLIDKLLEAGIGLVKTIYTNDLDQGSFISDTLRLDPTRDALEAQIEIYRMMRPGEPPTRDAAQTLFNNLFFSSDRYDLSAVGRMKFNRRVGRGMDEGPGILTKEDIVDAMKILIELKNGKGEIDDIDHLGNRRVRSVGELAENQFRVGLVRVERAVKERLSLAESEGLMPQELINAKPVSAVIKEFFGSSQLSQFMDQTNPLSEITHKRRVSALGPGGLTRERAGFEVRDVHPTHYGRVCPIETPEGPNIGLINSLAVYARTNEYGFLETPYRKVANGKVADEVNYLSAIEESKFMIAQANATLDSRGHLIDELVSCRFKNEFMLSTPDKVEYIDVAPSQIVSVAASLIPFLEHDDANRALMGSNMQRQAVPVLQTEKPLVGTGVERLVAIDSGATVVAKRGGMVDSVDASRIVVRVNDDETKPGEVGVDIYNLTKYTRSNQNTNINQKPLVKVGDVIAKGDVLADGQSTDMGELALGRNILVAFMPWNGYNFEDSILISERVVEKDCFTTIHIEELQTVARDTKLGPEEITRDIPNVGEAALGKLDESGIVYIGAEVDAGDILVGKVTPKGETQLTPEEKLLRAIFGEKASDVKDTSLRVPSGISGTVIDVQVFTREGVDKDARAKSIEESGLASIRKDLDDQYRILENDAYARLERQLIGKVADGGPSGLANGDKITKTYLEELPRHKWFDIRLKNEEASQALEQIRGYLAKQKDLFDQKFTEKKVKLTSGDDLAPGVLKMVKVYVAVRRRLQPGDKMAGRHGNKGVISRIVAVEDMPYMADGTPVDIVLNPLGVPSRMNVGQVLETHLGWAAHELGVQIGKMLEEQRKVEEIRRFIDKIYNQIGRSGRKEDIKSLTDDEIIELARNLRKGVPVATPVFDGAAEEEIKEMLVMAGLPTSGQTTLWDGRTGDAFDRPVTVGYMYILKLNHLVDDKMHARSTGPYSLVTQQPLGGKAQFGGQRFGEMEVWALEAYGASYTLQEMLTVKSDDVMGRTKMFENIVKGDHRMEPGMPESFNVLVKEIRALGIDMELEQDKG